A stretch of Tenrec ecaudatus isolate mTenEca1 chromosome 2, mTenEca1.hap1, whole genome shotgun sequence DNA encodes these proteins:
- the OR5K4 gene encoding olfactory receptor 5K4 gives MLGMANENHSLTADFILIGFTDRPDLKTLLFVVFFVVYLITMVGNLGLVVLISMERRLHTPMYIFLGNLALMDSCCSSAITPKMLQNFFSEDRMISLYECMVQFYFLCLAETTDCFLLAAMAYDRYVAICSPLQYHTMMSKQLCIQLTTGAFIAGNLHSMIHVGLLLRLTFCGSHQINHFFCDILPLYRISCTDPFINELMIYIFSMPIQIFTIATVLISYFCILFTIFRMKSKEGRGKAFSTCASHFFSVSIFYICLLMYIRPFEQGDKDIPVAIFYTIVIPLLNPFIYSLRNKEVIGVLKKIMNYNVLKKTSSSTT, from the coding sequence ATGTTAGGAATGGCTAACGAGAATCACTCCTTGACAGCGGACTTCATCCTCATAGGATTTACCGATCGCCCAGATCTAAAGACCCTGCTGTTTGTGGTGTTCTTTGTCGTCTATCTGATCACCATGGTGGGCAATCTGGGGTTGGTGGTGTTGATTTCCATGGAGCGCCGtctgcacacacccatgtacatCTTCCTGGGCAACCTGGCTCTAATGGATtcttgctgctcctctgccatcACCCCCAAGATGTTACAGAACTTCTTTTCTGAAGACAGAATGATTTCTCTCTATGAATGCATGGTACAGTTTTATTTTCTCTGCCTGGCTGAAACCACCGACTGCTTTCTCCTGGCAgcaatggcctatgaccgctacgtGGCCATATGCAGTCCCCTGCAGTACCACACCATGATGTCAAAGCAACTCTGTATTCAGTTGACCACAGGGGCCTTCATAGCTGGAAATCTGCACTCCATGATTCATGTGGGGCTTCTATTAAGGTTAACTTTCTGTGGTTCTCATCAAATCAATCACTTTTTCTGTGATATTcttccattatatagaatatcCTGTACTGATCCTTTTATAAATGAActaatgatatatattttttcaatgccTATTCAAATCTTCACCATTGCCACAGTTTTAATATCTTATTTCTGCATTCTTTTCACGATTTTTAGAATGAAATCcaaagaggggaggggaaaagcCTTTTCTACGTGCGCATCCCATTTTTTCTCTGTCTCAATATTCTACATTTGTCTTCTCATGTATATCAGACCGTTTGAACAAGGAGATAAAGATATACCAGTAGCAATTTTTTATACAATAGTAATTCCCTTATTAAACCCTTTTATATACAGCCTGAGGAATAAGGAGGTGATAGGTgttctgaaaaaaataatgaactATAATGTTCTTAAGAAAACTTCATCCTCTACAACTTAA
- the LOC142441457 gene encoding olfactory receptor 5AC1-like: MADRNETLVTEFVLTGLTDHPELQVPLFLVFLVIYLITMLGNLGLIALTWKDAHLHTPMYFFLCSLAFADACTSSSVTPKMLVDFLVHNHLISTFNCMAQFYFFGSSATTECFLLAVMAYDRYVAICHPLLYPIMMPNTLCLRLIGISYVIGLMHSMVHVSFVFRLTFCRSNLIQYFYCEILQLFKISCTDPTINILLVFIFSAFIQVFTFMTVIVSYTRVLFAILKKKSEGGRSKAFSTCSAHLLSVSLFYGTLFFMYVRPGSGPADNQDTMYSLFYTIIIPLLNPFIYSLRNKEVTGALRRIIKK; encoded by the coding sequence ATGGCAGATAGAAATGAGACCTTGGTGACAGAGTTTGTTCTCACAGGACTTACAGATCATCCAGAGCTGCAGGTCCCCCTGTTCCTGGTGTTCTTGGTGATCTACCTCATCACCATGCTGGGAAACCTTGGACTGATTGCCCTCACCTGGAAGGATGCCCAcctgcacacacccatgtacttcttcctctgcAGCTTAGCTTTTGCGGACGCTTGCACTTCATCTTCTGTGACTCCTAAGATGCTTGTAGACTTTTTAGTCCACAATCACTTGATATCTACTTTTAACTGTATggctcaattttatttttttggctCTAGTGCAACCACAGAATGTTTCCTCCTGGcagtgatggcctatgaccgctatgtggccatatGTCACCCTTTGCTTTATCCAATAATGATGCCCAACACCCTCTGCTTGAGACTAATAGGCATTTCATATGTTATTGGTTTAATGCACTCCATGGTTCATGTGAGTTTTGTATTTAGATTAACTTTCTGCAGATCTAATTTGATTCAATATTTCTACTGTGAAATTTTACAACTGTTCAAAATTTCTTGCACTGATCCTACAATTAATATACTCCTGGTCTTCATTTTTTCAGCCTTTATACAAGTCTTTACTTTTATGACCGTCATAGTCTCTTATACCCGTGTGCTCTTTGCCATcctgaaaaagaagtctgaagggggcaGAAGCAAAGCCTTCTCCACGTGCAGTGCCCATCTGCTCTCTGTGTCTTTGTTCTATGGCACGCTCTTCTTCATGTATGTGCGTCCTGGGTCTGGCCCAGCTGATAATCAAGACACAATGTATTCCTTATTTTACACAATAATAATTCCTCTACTGAATCCTTTTATTTACAGTTTGAGAAACAAAGAGGTTACAGGAGCTTTGAGAAGAATAATAAAGAAATAA